The Borrelia puertoricensis genome contains the following window.
GATCAGGTCTTGGGAAGAGAACAATAAAATTATCTGTGCTAAATAAAGCAAATATTTGTGTTACAGTATCTTTAATAATTTGAAATATTTCCATAGGTTGCATAAATGTCTCCCTATTTTAAGTACCACTGGGAGGAGTAGTAATAGATTTATCTTCATGAGTAATTTTTGATAAGCTCTCACCACTATCTCCTCCCATCCATAAGGGCAATATTGATTTAAGTCTTGCAATAAGTCTATCTAAACTAAAAATGCTTTTAATTCCGTTTATTATAGGATCAACGATATCTTTGTGAAAGTTAAATTCATTTATCTTTTTAAGTGCTTTAGCGGAAAAATCCATTAAAGGTGTTAATGTGGACGCAGTTAATTTTTTTAATTCTTCATCTATCTTATCCATACTACTTGTTGCAGAGTCATAAGAGCTTGTAGTATTTGTGAGATTTAATTCGTTAAAATCACTTAAAACGTCATCAAGTTTAGTTATTCTTGAACCCATATCGTGAAAAGTATCCTGTTGCCATTTACGCTCAGCATGTTCAAGATACTTGTTACCAAATTTATCAAATTGACTCATTAAATTAAAGATTGAACCACCTTCTCCACGAAGTAAATCAACAACTGAAGAGATAGCATCATCACTTGATGAGAGTCCACTAGCTTTAAGTTTAGCTGCAAGTTCTACTGCTTTTCGTATATTAGTTTCATTATTCATTCCCAGATTATTAAGAGTGCTTTTAATAACAGCAGCTTTATTTAAGAATTCTTCTTGGGCTCTTCCCCTTTCAAATGTTTTAATTCTCGATATAGTATTTAATAATTTGCCTTTTTCAGTTGAGTTAAAAATTCTAGAGTTTAGGGTACCTATTCGTTT
Protein-coding sequences here:
- a CDS encoding DUF759 family protein codes for the protein MDNKFTIKFKGILDHASTKKTLERDISKLEENLKPKLSSLKSTKDIIKANLKDKNAELAKQNKYERLRERVEKFRLTETKKLMKQGHSFEKAKREAFKRSTMSTKDLRNLEFKSLKENSKMQQNLIKKNNLTSKVIIGSAIGNIIASSIKGASSNMFAFAKSSVKDAAERKRIGTLNSRIFNSTEKGKLLNTISRIKTFERGRAQEEFLNKAAVIKSTLNNLGMNNETNIRKAVELAAKLKASGLSSSDDAISSVVDLLRGEGGSIFNLMSQFDKFGNKYLEHAERKWQQDTFHDMGSRITKLDDVLSDFNELNLTNTTSSYDSATSSMDKIDEELKKLTASTLTPLMDFSAKALKKINEFNFHKDIVDPIINGIKSIFSLDRLIARLKSILPLWMGGDSGESLSKITHEDKSITTPPSGT